The stretch of DNA GCTTCTCGGTGGCCTTGGCCGGATTGCCGATGAGCAGCTCCACTTCGGCCGGGCGATAGAACTTCGGGTTCACCGCCACGATGACCTTGCCGGTCTTTGCATCGAGGCCGCGCTCGTGCTCCGCCTCGCCCTGCCAGGCCATTTCGATGCCTGCGGCCTTGGCGGCCAGGTTGACGAAGTCGCGAACAGTCTCGGTGCGGTTGGTGGCGAGCACGAACGTATCCGGCGTGTCGACCTGCAGCATGCGCCACATGCCTTCGACGTACTCCTTGGCAAAGCCCCAGTCGCGCTTTGCGTCCATGTTGCCCAGCTCGAGCACATCCAGCTTGCCAAGCTTGATCTTGGCGATCGAGTCAGTGATCTTCCGGGTCACGAACTCGCGCGCGCGCAGCGGGGACTCGTGATTGAAGAGGATGCCGCTGGCGGCAAAGATGTCGTAGGACTCGCGGTAGTTCACCGTCATCCAGTGCGCGTAGAGCTTCGCCACGCCATAGGGACTGCGCGGATAGAACGGCGTCTCCTCGACCTGGGGAATCGCCTGCACCTTGCCGAACATCTCCGAAGTAGATGCCTGGTAGAAGCGCGCCTTGGGGTTGACGATGCGAATTGCTTCCAGCAGGTTGACCGCACCGATGCCGGTGATGTCCGCAGTGGTCAACGGCTGATCAAAGGAAACGCCAACGAAGCTTTGCGCTGCGAGGTTGTACACCTCGTCCGCCTGCGTGCTCTGCAGCAGTCGAATGCTCGAGGAAAGATCAGTCAGATCGTATTCCA from Lysobacter arenosi encodes:
- the gmd gene encoding GDP-mannose 4,6-dehydratase, whose translation is MSNKSAIITGITGQDGAYLAQLLLEKGYVVYGTYRRSSSVNFWRISELGIEQHPNLHLVEYDLTDLSSSIRLLQSTQADEVYNLAAQSFVGVSFDQPLTTADITGIGAVNLLEAIRIVNPKARFYQASTSEMFGKVQAIPQVEETPFYPRSPYGVAKLYAHWMTVNYRESYDIFAASGILFNHESPLRAREFVTRKITDSIAKIKLGKLDVLELGNMDAKRDWGFAKEYVEGMWRMLQVDTPDTFVLATNRTETVRDFVNLAAKAAGIEMAWQGEAEHERGLDAKTGKVIVAVNPKFYRPAEVELLIGNPAKATEKLGWKPKTTLEELSRMMVEADLRRNEQGFSF